In Anaerolineae bacterium, one DNA window encodes the following:
- a CDS encoding ATP-binding protein, translating into MEREIIVGQSAAIAGPARPTSSNLWEELSAEDLMTIGDVMSKSLLFALGRNYLDGPIFNANYVRLVDEDVPDVVEAAFLHLEQVGQPVVSQPGEHLRAIQTFLGAAHDPRYALLFIISSNGYQNHIYVGVVARAIGAHPKLFAEQLGQFLASNWPGTRVSLVGDYNNVVQDIHVPLSQYRYARVMTGLPSPKTAGPVHDMQSLDQFMRGLRGKPYLYMVIAEPMPERKVDEIIGACRTLSGQMHAFTKTTINRSATRGVSASSSRSASESTSQSSSHSSSRSASTSESESGAKRKLDKLGGVGKAAVGVGASGVALAASLATGGFGGAFLLNGMVGMMSQLSPSMSTSESTGESSSYSESASQSSSISETEGTTTGESLSMGREYLNKHAEACEKLLEQTVQRFEIARGQGCWNVGVYLLSNQAEAAAQAQAQLKALVSGEKSSSEPIRLHDLQPVWDGRAQVALDAFQQPPLKLFSPTQDDRLNHPLGEVFESLTTPLNTEELSLLANLPMREMPGLPVQSTAYFSLNPPQPKDPHQALQFGHILDGGEQVGDLTYAVDLNALTRHIFITGITGSGKSNTCRRLIAELMKQGVNFMVIEPAKDEYVELALAYNEAGTFDREIAVYVPGRKDWRGTPLEQLRLNPFDQVMLPGVEPQVMAHMDRLKSIFNSAFAMQEILPVILEEGLVDLYESQGWLEETLPPADVGRPTLEQLHSRIPALVRAKGYDQKITDNIVAALKTRLSSLLRGWKGELFNHALSTPWPELFDRPVVINLGQMGDDADKCFTMGLLLNFLYEYRQAQHAGEGAPESGDLRHLMIIEEAHRVLRHMPPGNPQGKMGEIFADMLAEIRSYGQGFGIIDQVPAKLVPDALKNTNLKIIHRLVAGDDRQTMAGTLGLTPEQTQIIARLKVGQAIVCGVQDDMASWVQIFYTPLR; encoded by the coding sequence ATGGAAAGAGAAATAATAGTGGGACAATCGGCGGCAATAGCCGGTCCAGCCAGGCCAACTTCTTCCAATTTGTGGGAAGAACTTTCGGCAGAAGATTTGATGACCATTGGCGATGTTATGTCGAAATCATTGCTATTTGCCCTGGGCCGCAACTACCTGGACGGGCCAATCTTTAATGCCAATTATGTCCGGCTGGTAGACGAAGACGTGCCCGATGTGGTTGAAGCCGCTTTTCTGCATCTGGAGCAGGTGGGGCAGCCTGTGGTCAGCCAACCGGGAGAACACTTGCGGGCTATCCAAACATTTCTGGGAGCAGCGCACGATCCTCGCTATGCGTTGCTCTTCATTATCAGCAGTAACGGCTACCAGAATCATATTTATGTGGGAGTTGTAGCCCGGGCCATTGGAGCGCATCCCAAACTCTTTGCCGAACAGTTAGGCCAATTCCTGGCGTCAAACTGGCCGGGAACGCGGGTTAGCCTGGTGGGGGATTATAACAATGTAGTGCAAGATATTCATGTGCCTCTCAGTCAGTATCGCTACGCTCGGGTGATGACCGGCCTACCTTCGCCCAAAACTGCGGGGCCGGTTCACGATATGCAAAGCCTCGATCAATTTATGCGCGGCTTGCGAGGAAAGCCCTATTTATACATGGTCATTGCCGAGCCAATGCCGGAAAGAAAGGTGGACGAGATTATTGGAGCCTGCCGCACCCTATCCGGACAGATGCATGCGTTTACCAAAACTACCATCAACCGCAGCGCCACCCGGGGCGTGTCGGCCAGCAGTTCCCGCAGCGCCTCCGAATCTACATCGCAAAGCTCCTCGCATAGTAGTTCCCGCAGCGCCAGCACGTCCGAAAGTGAAAGTGGGGCCAAAAGAAAGCTGGATAAACTGGGCGGCGTTGGGAAAGCGGCCGTTGGTGTAGGGGCCAGTGGAGTAGCGCTGGCAGCCTCTCTGGCTACCGGCGGCTTTGGCGGGGCATTTTTGCTCAATGGGATGGTGGGCATGATGAGTCAATTGTCTCCCTCTATGAGCACCTCTGAATCTACCGGCGAGTCATCTTCTTATTCAGAAAGCGCCAGCCAATCATCCAGCATCTCTGAAACTGAGGGGACAACCACGGGGGAATCTCTGTCTATGGGACGCGAATATCTGAATAAACACGCCGAAGCCTGCGAAAAATTGTTAGAACAAACCGTGCAGCGCTTTGAAATTGCCCGCGGCCAGGGTTGCTGGAATGTAGGCGTCTATCTGCTCAGTAATCAGGCCGAAGCGGCGGCTCAAGCCCAGGCTCAACTAAAGGCCCTGGTTAGCGGTGAAAAGAGTTCTTCCGAACCCATCCGGCTGCATGATTTGCAGCCGGTTTGGGATGGCCGGGCGCAGGTGGCTTTGGATGCCTTTCAACAGCCGCCTTTGAAACTCTTCTCCCCCACCCAAGACGACCGGCTCAACCACCCCTTGGGAGAGGTTTTTGAAAGTTTAACCACGCCTCTCAATACCGAGGAGTTATCGCTGCTGGCCAACCTACCAATGAGGGAAATGCCCGGCTTGCCGGTGCAGTCAACCGCTTATTTTAGCCTCAACCCCCCCCAGCCAAAAGATCCCCATCAGGCCCTTCAGTTTGGCCATATCCTGGATGGCGGCGAACAGGTGGGCGATTTAACCTATGCCGTTGATCTCAACGCTCTCACCCGGCACATCTTTATTACCGGCATTACCGGCAGCGGCAAGTCGAACACCTGCCGCCGACTCATTGCCGAATTAATGAAGCAAGGAGTCAACTTTATGGTGATTGAACCGGCCAAAGATGAGTACGTAGAACTGGCCCTGGCCTATAACGAAGCCGGAACCTTTGACCGGGAGATTGCCGTTTATGTGCCGGGACGCAAAGATTGGCGCGGTACTCCCCTGGAACAACTCCGCCTCAACCCCTTTGATCAGGTAATGCTGCCGGGAGTAGAGCCGCAAGTAATGGCCCACATGGACCGGCTCAAATCAATTTTTAACTCCGCCTTTGCCATGCAAGAGATTCTGCCCGTTATTTTGGAAGAAGGATTGGTGGACTTGTATGAAAGCCAGGGCTGGCTGGAAGAAACATTACCTCCGGCTGACGTTGGCCGGCCTACGCTGGAGCAGTTACACAGCCGCATCCCGGCTTTGGTGCGGGCCAAAGGATATGATCAAAAAATTACCGATAATATTGTAGCCGCACTCAAAACCCGTCTCAGCAGCCTGTTGCGGGGCTGGAAGGGAGAACTATTCAACCATGCCTTGTCTACCCCTTGGCCAGAACTATTTGACCGTCCGGTAGTCATCAACCTGGGCCAGATGGGGGACGATGCCGACAAATGCTTTACCATGGGCTTGCTCTTGAACTTTTTGTACGAATACCGTCAGGCCCAGCACGCCGGTGAAGGCGCACCCGAATCAGGAGATTTACGACACCTGATGATCATAGAAGAGGCGCACCGGGTGTTACGCCACATGCCCCCCGGCAACCCCCAGGGAAAAATGGGGGAGATTTTTGCCGACATGCTGGCCGAAATCCGTTCCTACGGTCAGGGATTCGGCATTATAGACCAGGTACCGGCTAAATTGGTGCCCGACGCTCTAAAAAATACCAACCTAAAGATCATCCACCGATTGGTAGCAGGCGACGACCGGCAAACGATGGCCGGTACCCTGGGCTTGACCCCAGAACAAACCCAAATCATTGCCCGGCTCAAGGTGGGCCAGGCCATTGTGTGCGGCGTGCAGGACGATATGGCTTCTTGGGTGCAGATTTTCTACACCCCGTTAAGATAA